In Desulfobulbus oralis, one DNA window encodes the following:
- the lepB gene encoding signal peptidase I: protein MVIFEYPKDPSKDFVKRVVAVGGDTVEIKDKQLIVNGNIIKEEYVVYTDVTTYPTITYPRDQFGPVTVPANSYFVMGDNRDHSLDSRFFGFVSKNMIKGTLKSIYWSYDRKTSSIRWNRIGKKIS, encoded by the coding sequence TTGGTTATATTTGAATACCCCAAAGACCCGTCCAAGGATTTTGTAAAACGTGTTGTCGCAGTGGGTGGAGATACTGTTGAAATAAAGGATAAACAACTTATCGTAAATGGTAATATTATTAAGGAAGAATATGTTGTTTATACGGATGTAACTACGTATCCTACCATTACATATCCACGAGATCAATTTGGTCCGGTTACTGTACCTGCCAATTCATACTTCGTAATGGGTGATAATCGTGATCATAGTTTAGACAGTAGATTTTTTGGGTTTGTTTCAAAAAATATGATTAAAGGAACGTTAAAGAGTATTTATTGGTCATATGATCGGAAGACATCTTCAATACGCTGGAATAGAATAGGTAAGAAAATATCATAG
- the gap gene encoding type I glyceraldehyde-3-phosphate dehydrogenase, whose protein sequence is MAIKIGINGFGRIGRNVFRALGCDPAFADIEVVGINDLTDVQTLTQLAKYDSVMGRASEDIKAGENSLIVDGREIPITSHRDPAEIPWRSLGAEYVLECTGLFTTLEKAQVHIDAGASKVVISAPAKGGVKTIVMGVNEDEYDPAEHHVVSNASCTTNCLAPVAQVILNNFGIRRGLMTTVHAYTGDQRLVDAPHKDLRRARAACLSMIPTKTGAAAAVALVIPELKNKFDGLAVRVPTPTVSLVDVVMEVERETTTDEVNKVLAAAANRYLGYTDEPLVSIDFRGDAHSSIVDGNCTRVMGTTVKIMSWYDNEWGYSNRMLDLVRHMDANKAL, encoded by the coding sequence ATGGCCATTAAAATCGGCATCAACGGCTTTGGCCGGATCGGCAGGAACGTATTTCGCGCGCTGGGCTGCGATCCGGCTTTTGCGGACATCGAAGTGGTGGGCATCAATGACCTGACCGATGTGCAAACCCTGACCCAGTTGGCCAAATACGACTCTGTCATGGGTCGGGCCAGCGAAGACATCAAGGCTGGTGAGAACAGTTTGATCGTGGACGGCAGGGAAATCCCCATCACCAGCCATCGCGACCCGGCGGAAATCCCCTGGCGGAGTCTGGGGGCCGAGTATGTGCTGGAATGCACCGGCCTGTTCACCACGCTTGAGAAGGCGCAGGTGCATATTGACGCGGGGGCGAGCAAGGTCGTGATTTCCGCGCCGGCCAAGGGCGGTGTCAAGACCATAGTCATGGGCGTGAATGAGGATGAGTATGATCCGGCCGAACACCATGTGGTTTCCAATGCCTCCTGCACGACCAACTGTCTGGCGCCGGTGGCGCAGGTTATTCTGAACAATTTCGGCATCAGGCGTGGTCTGATGACCACTGTGCACGCCTACACCGGTGATCAGCGTCTGGTGGATGCGCCCCACAAGGACCTGCGCCGCGCCCGGGCAGCCTGCCTGTCCATGATTCCCACCAAGACCGGGGCTGCTGCTGCGGTAGCGCTTGTCATCCCGGAACTGAAGAACAAGTTTGACGGTCTGGCGGTGCGCGTGCCCACGCCGACGGTGTCTCTGGTGGACGTGGTTATGGAAGTGGAGAGGGAAACCACCACGGATGAGGTCAACAAGGTCCTGGCCGCCGCTGCCAACCGCTATCTGGGTTACACCGACGAGCCGCTGGTTTCCATCGACTTCCGGGGCGATGCCCACTCCTCCATTGTGGACGGCAACTGCACCCGCGTCATGGGCACCACGGTCAAGATCATGAGCTGGTATGACAACGAATGGGGTTATTCCAACCGTATGCTGGATCTGGTCCGGCACATGGATGCCAACAAGGCGCTGTAA
- a CDS encoding DnaJ C-terminal domain-containing protein: MEYKDYYQILGVKRDATQDAIKQAFRRLARKYHPDVCREKDAEARFKDINEAYEVLKDPEKRGAYDQFGANWQNRSQAGPQTGQSGSYEFHASASSGQDFSEFFESLFGQSAAHGAFTGMGSEGNEQDFAMRGKDQRVLVTITLEEAFHGARQALHLNRPVADAAGHLSMQPQQLKVAIPKGIVEGQRIRLEGQGLPGLGGGEPGDLYLEIRFAPHPFFRADKRTIHLELPITPWEAALGATMTVPTLDGKVQLKIPANSQNGRKLRLKGRGLSTAKTEGDQIVTLKVVLPEAHTREQQEIYRSMAEKMAFNPRADLGV, from the coding sequence ATGGAATATAAAGACTATTATCAGATACTTGGTGTCAAGAGAGATGCCACGCAGGATGCCATCAAGCAGGCCTTCCGCAGGCTGGCCCGCAAATATCATCCTGATGTCTGCAGGGAAAAGGACGCAGAAGCCCGCTTCAAGGATATCAACGAAGCCTACGAAGTGCTGAAAGATCCTGAAAAGCGCGGCGCGTACGATCAATTTGGCGCCAACTGGCAAAACCGCTCCCAGGCCGGGCCACAAACGGGACAGAGCGGCTCTTACGAATTTCATGCCAGCGCCAGCAGCGGGCAGGATTTCAGCGAATTCTTTGAATCGCTCTTCGGCCAGAGCGCTGCACACGGCGCTTTCACCGGCATGGGCAGCGAGGGGAACGAGCAGGACTTTGCCATGCGCGGCAAAGACCAAAGAGTCCTTGTGACCATCACCCTGGAAGAGGCCTTCCACGGCGCCAGACAGGCGCTGCATCTGAACAGGCCCGTGGCGGATGCGGCAGGCCACCTGAGCATGCAGCCGCAACAACTCAAGGTCGCCATTCCCAAGGGCATCGTGGAGGGCCAGCGCATCCGGCTGGAAGGCCAGGGCCTGCCGGGTCTGGGTGGTGGCGAACCGGGCGATCTCTACCTGGAAATCCGCTTTGCCCCGCACCCGTTTTTCCGTGCCGACAAACGGACCATTCACCTGGAGCTGCCAATCACGCCCTGGGAAGCGGCCCTGGGCGCCACCATGACCGTGCCCACACTGGACGGCAAGGTACAGCTCAAGATTCCGGCCAATTCCCAAAACGGCCGCAAGCTGCGGCTGAAGGGCAGAGGACTGTCCACGGCCAAAACCGAAGGCGACCAGATCGTAACGCTCAAAGTGGTGCTGCCCGAGGCCCACACCAGGGAGCAGCAGGAGATCTACCGCAGCATGGCTGAAAAAATGGCCTTCAACCCACGTGCGGATTTGGGAGTCTGA
- a CDS encoding glycogen synthase, whose amino-acid sequence MTEKTVCAPKNVWMVTREYEGIAGAGGVKDVCRQLAETLVQDAHCSVSVVLPRYGFIDAAGLGFRLAAIGDRSGRIGARRYTPLFEVDMNYSGEERREPVAVWQGELGGVRLYLLEADRYATKRGVYTYTEEDEQEVEWQHRGRGHLDYFAMNVLLQKAALDVMMFLGERPDLIHCHDGHAAILPAIMKENGGYRSYFSRTGAVVTIHNAGQGYHQEVNDLDFAHAITGLPRRVIDDSLLNGSFDPFLAASGYSVLNTVSGNYAVELQQSQEDGRTGWLGHTLSARGIALFGITNGIDPASFDPSRPEILHLPHGFNIRKHELSGKRACKEAMLHQLSSVRIWERVRQYGVLSGPGTMPLFTFVGRLTAQKGVDILLEALFEFLRDEAPLQALVFGAGESGLERQLERLSESERGWGRLCFLKGYDPAVANQVYAAGDFFLIPSRYEPCGLTDYIAQLLGNLPIVHRVGGLVKVLDGETGFSYIDNSADSLAGAMRRAMGVYAGGPEAVTRMQVAAVECIDREHTWKTVMGAYVQLYRESMRRWQD is encoded by the coding sequence ATGACAGAGAAAACAGTGTGTGCTCCCAAAAACGTCTGGATGGTCACCCGGGAATACGAAGGCATTGCCGGTGCGGGTGGCGTCAAGGATGTCTGTCGCCAGTTGGCGGAGACTCTGGTGCAGGACGCCCATTGCTCGGTCAGTGTGGTGCTGCCGCGCTATGGCTTTATCGATGCGGCTGGGCTGGGCTTTCGGCTGGCCGCTATCGGAGATCGCAGCGGCCGCATCGGCGCGCGCCGCTACACTCCGCTTTTTGAGGTGGACATGAACTACAGCGGCGAAGAACGCCGCGAACCGGTGGCCGTGTGGCAGGGCGAACTGGGCGGCGTCAGGCTCTACCTCCTGGAGGCCGATCGCTATGCGACCAAACGTGGGGTCTATACCTACACTGAAGAGGATGAGCAGGAGGTCGAGTGGCAGCACCGGGGCCGGGGCCATCTGGATTATTTTGCCATGAATGTGCTGCTGCAGAAGGCGGCACTGGATGTGATGATGTTTCTGGGCGAACGGCCGGACCTGATCCATTGCCACGACGGCCATGCTGCCATCCTGCCGGCCATAATGAAGGAAAATGGCGGCTACCGTTCGTATTTCAGCCGTACAGGCGCTGTGGTGACCATCCACAATGCCGGTCAGGGCTATCATCAGGAGGTGAACGATCTGGACTTTGCCCACGCCATCACGGGCCTGCCCCGCCGGGTGATTGACGACAGCCTCCTCAATGGCAGTTTCGACCCCTTTCTGGCAGCGTCTGGCTACAGTGTGCTCAACACGGTAAGCGGGAACTATGCGGTGGAGCTGCAGCAGAGCCAGGAAGATGGCCGCACCGGCTGGCTGGGACATACGCTTTCCGCCCGGGGCATTGCACTCTTTGGCATCACCAATGGCATTGATCCGGCATCTTTCGATCCTTCGCGGCCCGAAATCCTGCACCTGCCCCATGGCTTTAACATCAGAAAGCACGAGCTGTCCGGCAAACGCGCCTGCAAGGAGGCCATGCTGCATCAGCTCTCCAGTGTGCGGATCTGGGAGCGCGTGCGTCAGTACGGCGTGCTGAGCGGCCCCGGCACGATGCCGCTTTTCACCTTTGTCGGCCGTTTGACGGCGCAGAAAGGGGTGGATATCCTGCTGGAGGCGCTCTTCGAATTTTTGCGGGACGAAGCACCATTGCAAGCCCTGGTCTTTGGCGCCGGCGAGTCCGGGCTGGAGCGGCAGTTGGAGCGGCTGAGCGAGTCCGAACGGGGCTGGGGCAGGCTCTGCTTTCTTAAGGGTTATGATCCGGCGGTGGCCAACCAGGTCTATGCGGCAGGTGATTTTTTCCTGATTCCATCCCGTTACGAACCCTGTGGCCTGACCGACTATATTGCCCAGCTCTTGGGCAATCTGCCCATTGTGCACCGGGTCGGTGGTTTGGTGAAGGTGCTTGACGGTGAAACCGGTTTTTCCTATATCGATAATTCGGCTGACTCTCTGGCTGGCGCCATGCGGCGGGCCATGGGCGTGTATGCCGGCGGGCCGGAAGCCGTGACCCGCATGCAGGTGGCTGCGGTCGAATGTATAGATCGCGAGCACACCTGGAAAACGGTGATGGGCGCCTATGTGCAGCTTTATCGGGAGTCCATGCGGCGTTGGCAGGACTGA